The following are encoded together in the Deltaproteobacteria bacterium genome:
- a CDS encoding 4Fe-4S dicluster domain-containing protein — translation MSPSQNYFYNSGFLPCIGCGRCVVACPYKARNMDSGTFYTEGTPRVEEYEKAPTWEYNK, via the coding sequence ATTTCCCCGAGCCAAAATTATTTTTATAATTCCGGCTTTTTACCTTGCATCGGTTGCGGGCGCTGTGTCGTCGCCTGTCCCTATAAGGCCAGGAACATGGACAGCGGGACTTTTTACACTGAGGGGACTCCCAGAGTTGAAGAATATGAAAAAGCACCGACCTGGGAATACAATAAAA